In one Brevibacillus composti genomic region, the following are encoded:
- the ruvB gene encoding Holliday junction branch migration DNA helicase RuvB, with protein MDERIITTQMNWEEDAAELSLRPRYLHEYIGQQQAKDNLKVFIEAAKMRKEALDHVLLYGPPGLGKTTLSQIIANELGVSIRTTSGPAIERPGDLAAILTNLQEGDVLFIDEIHRLNRSVEEVLYPAMEDFALDIIIGKGPSARSVRLDLPPFTLVGATTRAGMLSSPLRDRFGVVNRLEFYTVPELTFIVSRAADILQIGMKEDGAVEIAKRSRGTPRVANRLLKRVRDFAQVQGEGVVTAEIAREALERLQVDACGLDHIDHKLLLAIIDRFDGGPVGLDTIAATIGEESQTIEDVCEPYLLQIGFIQRTPRGRVATPAAYEHFGREMKKA; from the coding sequence GTGGATGAACGCATCATTACGACACAGATGAACTGGGAAGAGGATGCGGCAGAGCTGAGTCTTCGCCCTCGTTATCTGCATGAATACATCGGGCAGCAGCAGGCAAAAGATAATTTGAAAGTATTTATCGAAGCGGCCAAAATGCGGAAAGAAGCGCTGGACCATGTCTTGCTGTACGGGCCGCCGGGACTTGGCAAAACCACTCTTTCGCAAATTATCGCCAATGAATTGGGCGTCAGCATTCGCACCACGTCGGGGCCGGCGATCGAACGTCCGGGGGATCTGGCTGCCATCCTGACCAACCTCCAGGAAGGCGATGTGCTGTTTATCGACGAGATCCACCGTCTGAATCGCAGCGTAGAAGAGGTGCTCTACCCGGCCATGGAGGACTTTGCCCTCGACATCATCATCGGCAAAGGGCCGAGCGCCCGCAGCGTCCGGCTGGATTTGCCGCCCTTCACCCTGGTAGGCGCCACGACCCGTGCGGGGATGCTCTCCTCGCCGCTCCGCGACCGTTTTGGCGTCGTCAATCGCCTGGAATTTTACACGGTGCCGGAATTGACCTTCATCGTCAGCCGGGCAGCGGATATTTTGCAGATCGGGATGAAGGAAGACGGCGCCGTGGAGATTGCCAAACGCTCTCGGGGGACGCCGCGCGTGGCCAATCGCCTGCTGAAGCGGGTGAGGGATTTTGCCCAGGTACAGGGGGAGGGAGTGGTCACGGCCGAAATCGCCCGGGAAGCGTTGGAGCGTCTGCAGGTGGATGCCTGCGGTCTCGATCACATCGACCACAAGCTGCTCCTGGCGATCATCGACCGGTTTGACGGCGGACCGGTAGGGCTCGATACCATCGCAGCCACGATCGGCGAAGAGAGTCAGACGATAGAAGATGTCTGTGAGCCGTATTTGCTTCAGATCGGGTTTATCCAGCGCACCCCGAGAGGACGGGTCGCGACCCCTGCTGCCTACGAACATTTTGGTCGGGAGATGAAAAAAGCATGA
- the ruvC gene encoding crossover junction endodeoxyribonuclease RuvC — translation MKIIGIDPGIAIVGFGVIDKQGSQLKPVQYGSIQTEAGLPVPLRLKQIFEAMQTLLDTYKPDEMAVEKLFFNRNVTTAFTVGQARGVILLAAELAGIPIYEYTPMQVKQAVTGYGGAEKKQIQEMTKMLLRLKEVPKPDDVADALGIAITHAQMRAFISLVEGATT, via the coding sequence ATGAAAATCATCGGGATCGACCCGGGAATTGCCATTGTCGGTTTCGGCGTCATCGACAAACAGGGAAGTCAGCTGAAGCCAGTTCAATACGGAAGCATCCAGACCGAAGCGGGCTTGCCCGTCCCGCTGCGTTTGAAGCAAATCTTTGAAGCCATGCAAACCTTGCTCGATACATACAAGCCCGACGAGATGGCCGTGGAAAAGCTGTTCTTCAACCGAAACGTCACGACAGCGTTTACCGTCGGCCAGGCCCGGGGGGTGATTCTGCTCGCTGCGGAACTGGCGGGGATCCCCATCTACGAGTATACGCCGATGCAGGTCAAGCAAGCCGTGACCGGATATGGCGGAGCGGAGAAAAAACAAATCCAGGAAATGACGAAGATGCTGCTCCGGCTAAAAGAGGTGCCCAAGCCGGACGACGTGGCGGACGCGCTCGGCATCGCCATCACGCATGCCCAGATGCGGGCATTCATTTCCCTTGTGGAAGGAGCAACAACATGA
- a CDS encoding SpoIID/LytB domain-containing protein, whose product MWKRKMGRVLLAGLLSLVLLAGQTPAGAASDTIRVALFIDNGQGYRGVVPAVTLTAEGGLEVSMRAQEGTAKIPSLGGETARVRVDEFYVQAVETGDLTRAQQAAQQLSQRKIDASIQLAELGGKRVYQVVSGTYDTYQAAIAQARAIEQATGQPSAVKGPMRLEAGRFTSLNEALDWQAAFASANIPAYPVFLQEGRKLSYAVWIGDEVSKEAAQKLARKASAEFPGFTFREASSPSYVVMKKDLIGSAGVWKYVLSPKTTLEAKSAKDGSRSLIGVEERGQRKYRGSIELSEYKGNLAVINELKMEEYLYSVVGSEMAPGWPLEALKAQAVLARTRAVAQGNKYGIANLSDTVYEQAYYGFEKESRDTREAVDETEGEVIFYRGKVAEALYYSNAGGMTAAGEEVWGNDVPYLRSIRSDDSEPAKKAARWYQVSLADGTIGYLRSDLVEAFDSANSLGFREGVVQTANSNLRSGPSTAYHRVLTTLPAGTAVTIVREVAEENAYSWTRGPYTAEEVTAMINASQERNKGPRISGVVETLRVTERGESGRVIEMEANGQPLKVSSPDAHRSIFQQGGAALRSTKFDVIEMGSVTVLGADGKQTNYPKHSSLMAVGADSYGAMPANGYQDQYLILGAENAIRTASKQQMFLFEGTGFGHGLGVSQYGAKAMAENGYDYREILQHYYQDVSIEKY is encoded by the coding sequence ATGTGGAAGCGGAAGATGGGAAGAGTCCTTTTAGCGGGCCTGTTATCGTTGGTGCTTTTGGCTGGGCAGACGCCTGCCGGGGCAGCATCCGATACGATCCGGGTTGCGCTGTTTATCGACAATGGACAGGGCTATCGGGGCGTAGTCCCCGCAGTAACCTTGACGGCGGAGGGAGGGCTGGAGGTGTCCATGCGGGCACAGGAAGGCACCGCGAAAATCCCCTCGCTGGGTGGAGAGACGGCCCGGGTGCGCGTAGACGAGTTCTATGTCCAGGCCGTAGAGACTGGCGACCTGACGCGTGCCCAGCAAGCCGCCCAACAGCTGAGCCAGCGAAAGATCGATGCTTCGATTCAGCTGGCTGAGCTGGGCGGAAAGCGCGTCTATCAGGTGGTCAGCGGAACCTATGATACGTATCAAGCCGCCATCGCACAAGCGCGGGCGATCGAGCAGGCAACGGGACAGCCATCCGCGGTCAAAGGACCGATGCGGCTGGAGGCGGGGCGCTTTACCAGTCTGAACGAAGCACTGGACTGGCAAGCGGCGTTCGCCTCGGCCAATATTCCGGCCTACCCCGTTTTTCTGCAGGAGGGTCGCAAGCTCTCCTATGCGGTGTGGATCGGAGACGAGGTGAGCAAAGAGGCGGCCCAGAAGCTGGCGCGGAAAGCGTCGGCAGAATTCCCCGGCTTTACCTTTCGGGAAGCGAGCAGCCCCTCCTACGTCGTCATGAAAAAGGACCTGATCGGCTCGGCAGGTGTCTGGAAATACGTCCTTTCCCCAAAAACGACACTCGAAGCAAAATCGGCAAAAGACGGCTCGCGGTCGCTCATCGGCGTAGAGGAGCGGGGGCAGCGAAAGTACCGGGGATCGATCGAGCTGTCGGAATACAAAGGGAATCTGGCGGTCATCAATGAACTGAAAATGGAAGAATACCTCTATAGTGTCGTCGGCTCCGAAATGGCGCCGGGATGGCCGCTGGAGGCGTTAAAGGCACAGGCCGTGCTTGCCCGCACGAGAGCTGTGGCCCAGGGGAATAAATACGGGATCGCCAACTTGTCCGACACAGTGTATGAGCAGGCTTATTACGGCTTCGAAAAGGAGTCCAGAGACACGCGGGAGGCCGTCGATGAAACAGAGGGCGAAGTCATTTTCTACCGCGGGAAGGTAGCAGAAGCGCTGTACTACTCCAACGCCGGGGGTATGACAGCTGCCGGCGAGGAGGTCTGGGGCAATGATGTGCCATACCTCCGTTCCATTCGCAGCGATGACAGCGAGCCGGCGAAAAAAGCGGCCCGCTGGTATCAGGTATCGCTGGCTGACGGGACGATCGGCTATCTGCGGAGCGATCTGGTAGAGGCCTTTGACAGTGCAAATTCGCTCGGATTCCGGGAAGGCGTGGTCCAAACCGCGAACAGCAATTTGCGCTCCGGACCGAGTACGGCCTATCACCGGGTACTGACCACATTGCCCGCGGGTACGGCGGTGACGATTGTCCGCGAGGTTGCCGAAGAGAATGCGTACAGCTGGACGAGAGGACCGTATACGGCCGAAGAGGTTACCGCGATGATCAACGCGAGTCAGGAGCGAAACAAGGGCCCGCGGATCAGCGGCGTCGTCGAGACCTTGCGCGTCACTGAGCGGGGCGAATCGGGCCGGGTGATCGAGATGGAAGCAAATGGACAGCCGCTGAAAGTCTCTTCTCCGGATGCGCACCGTTCGATCTTCCAGCAGGGCGGGGCAGCCCTGCGCAGCACCAAATTCGATGTGATCGAAATGGGCAGCGTCACGGTGCTGGGAGCGGACGGAAAGCAGACGAACTACCCCAAGCACAGTTCGCTCATGGCGGTCGGCGCTGACAGCTACGGCGCGATGCCAGCCAACGGATACCAGGATCAATATCTGATTCTGGGCGCGGAGAATGCCATCCGGACGGCCTCGAAGCAGCAGATGTTCCTGTTCGAGGGCACCGGCTTTGGACACGGGCTGGGCGTATCCCAGTACGGTGCCAAAGCAATGGCGGAAAATGGGTATGACTATCGGGAAATCTTGCAACACTACTACCAGGACGTGTCAATCGAAAAATATTGA
- the tgt gene encoding tRNA guanosine(34) transglycosylase Tgt: MAVRYELIKTCKQTGARLGKLHTPHGTIDTPVFMPVGTQATVKTMSPEELKAIGAGIILSNTYHLFLRPGHEIVREAGGLHGFMNWDRAVLTDSGGFQVFSLSNLRKITEEGVSFRSHLNGEKLFIGPEEATQIQNALGADIFMAFDECAPYPAEYDYVKQSMERTSRWAERCLKAHARPNEQALFGIVQGGMYKDLREQSAKDLVSMDFPGYAIGGLSVGEPFPLMYEILEHTVPLLPTGKPRYLMGVGSPDALIEGAMRGIDMFDCVLPTRIARNGTCMTSQGRLVIRNAKYARDFGPLDPHCECYTCKNYTRAYIRHLVKAEETFGIRLTTYHNLHFLVNLMKEVRQAIAEDRLGDFRDQFFAQYGLSEDRSF; encoded by the coding sequence TTGGCTGTCCGCTATGAACTGATCAAGACTTGCAAGCAAACCGGGGCCCGCCTCGGAAAGCTGCATACGCCGCATGGGACCATCGACACTCCTGTATTTATGCCGGTGGGTACACAAGCGACGGTAAAAACCATGAGTCCCGAAGAACTGAAAGCAATCGGGGCCGGTATTATCCTCAGCAATACCTATCACCTTTTTTTGCGGCCCGGCCATGAAATCGTCAGGGAAGCAGGCGGTTTGCACGGGTTTATGAACTGGGACCGCGCCGTCTTGACCGACTCGGGCGGGTTTCAGGTGTTCAGTCTCAGCAATCTGCGCAAGATCACGGAAGAGGGCGTTTCCTTCCGCTCCCACCTGAACGGAGAAAAGCTGTTCATCGGTCCGGAAGAAGCGACCCAGATCCAGAATGCCTTGGGTGCCGATATCTTTATGGCTTTCGACGAATGCGCCCCCTATCCGGCCGAGTACGACTATGTGAAGCAATCCATGGAGCGTACCAGCAGATGGGCGGAGCGCTGCCTGAAGGCACATGCCAGACCGAATGAACAGGCGCTCTTCGGAATTGTGCAGGGAGGCATGTACAAGGACCTGCGGGAGCAAAGCGCCAAGGATCTTGTATCCATGGATTTTCCGGGATACGCCATCGGGGGATTGAGCGTGGGTGAGCCATTCCCGTTGATGTATGAGATTCTTGAGCATACGGTTCCGCTTCTGCCCACGGGCAAGCCTCGCTACCTGATGGGGGTCGGCTCGCCGGACGCCTTGATCGAGGGGGCCATGCGCGGGATCGACATGTTTGACTGCGTTCTGCCCACCCGGATCGCCCGCAATGGGACATGCATGACGAGCCAGGGCAGACTGGTGATCCGCAATGCCAAGTACGCCCGCGACTTCGGTCCGCTCGACCCGCATTGCGAATGCTACACCTGCAAAAATTACACCCGGGCGTACATCCGTCATCTCGTGAAGGCGGAAGAGACATTTGGCATCAGGCTGACCACGTATCACAACTTGCACTTTTTGGTCAATCTGATGAAAGAGGTGCGTCAGGCGATAGCCGAAGACCGCCTCGGCGATTTTCGAGACCAGTTTTTCGCTCAATATGGGTTGAGTGAAGATAGATCTTTTTAA
- the yajC gene encoding preprotein translocase subunit YajC: MEGIQSFLPIIIMFAIFYFLLIRPQQKRQKQRNAMLASLKKGDKVVTIGGVHGTIQDIGDDTVTLRIAHNVNVTFDRGAINSVVASSNEPAAAESKEAKEAKEENK; encoded by the coding sequence ATGGAAGGTATCCAAAGCTTTTTACCGATTATTATCATGTTTGCGATTTTCTATTTCCTCTTGATCCGCCCGCAGCAGAAGCGCCAAAAGCAGCGCAATGCAATGCTGGCCTCGCTGAAAAAGGGTGACAAGGTCGTGACCATTGGCGGCGTTCACGGGACCATTCAGGACATAGGCGACGACACCGTTACGCTGCGCATTGCCCACAACGTCAACGTCACCTTCGACCGCGGCGCCATCAACAGCGTGGTAGCCAGCAGCAATGAACCGGCGGCGGCAGAATCCAAAGAAGCCAAAGAAGCCAAAGAAGAAAACAAATAA
- a CDS encoding helix-turn-helix domain-containing protein, with protein sequence MSFSESMKAHRYRANLSLQELSERTGISRSVLARIESGETKRPGFTTWKKIASELDIPYERVIALYLDISERADVLKFLLAEAIAYTDRHIVRKAARKLLESTKINTFFALDYLLQVTRETEDEEIKITIYDMIIDCTKKQGIPFYQAKALLERYFIERYDFSRMEETYRRGKELLSYIEYLTVSERVNAYYRLGLQAYALKYYDDCIHLCRQGISGDSEENELMASALLAITNSYINMGDAILAELYLKKYEKSGYAKANHIRYLRAQLHAQKGEYDEAIAGLELCLSEAESETRIAIATDLLECYASIEDVEGMKGLFERESHFLPLEMNTPKKLEHVAMYMKRKGVYLLEQGMFREGMDSLFESLSHYRQIGAYSSVSECVGLIMAEHLNYGEKLSPEDMEKLSILWHSKSSLKTTQRRQMV encoded by the coding sequence ATGTCGTTTTCGGAGTCCATGAAAGCGCACCGTTATCGGGCAAACCTGTCATTGCAAGAATTGTCCGAACGAACAGGGATCAGCCGCAGTGTTCTTGCACGAATTGAGTCGGGAGAGACGAAAAGGCCAGGGTTTACGACTTGGAAAAAGATTGCCTCCGAACTGGACATTCCTTATGAACGTGTCATCGCTTTGTATTTGGATATTTCAGAGCGGGCTGACGTCCTAAAGTTCCTGTTGGCAGAAGCGATCGCGTATACAGATCGGCACATCGTCCGCAAAGCCGCCAGAAAGCTTTTGGAATCTACCAAAATCAATACGTTCTTTGCCCTTGATTACCTGCTGCAAGTGACGAGGGAGACCGAAGACGAAGAGATCAAAATTACGATTTACGACATGATTATTGATTGCACGAAAAAACAGGGGATTCCGTTTTACCAGGCCAAAGCGCTGCTGGAGCGCTATTTTATCGAGCGGTATGATTTTTCCCGGATGGAAGAAACGTACCGCAGAGGCAAGGAATTGTTGTCGTACATCGAGTATCTGACGGTGTCCGAGCGGGTAAACGCTTACTACCGACTCGGTTTGCAAGCCTACGCCTTGAAGTATTATGACGACTGTATTCACCTGTGCCGACAGGGGATCTCCGGAGATTCGGAGGAGAACGAATTGATGGCTTCGGCCCTGCTGGCCATCACCAATTCGTACATCAATATGGGGGATGCCATTTTGGCGGAACTCTACTTGAAAAAGTACGAAAAGAGCGGCTACGCGAAAGCCAACCACATCCGCTATCTGCGTGCCCAGCTGCATGCCCAAAAGGGAGAATACGACGAGGCGATCGCCGGCTTGGAGCTGTGTCTGTCAGAAGCAGAGAGTGAGACCCGGATTGCGATTGCGACTGATCTTTTGGAATGCTATGCCAGCATCGAGGATGTCGAGGGGATGAAGGGACTGTTCGAACGGGAGAGCCACTTCCTGCCGCTTGAGATGAATACGCCCAAGAAGCTGGAGCACGTGGCGATGTACATGAAGCGCAAAGGCGTCTACCTGCTGGAGCAGGGCATGTTCCGGGAAGGCATGGACAGCTTGTTTGAAAGCCTGTCCCACTACCGTCAAATCGGAGCGTACTCGTCTGTCTCCGAATGCGTCGGCTTGATCATGGCAGAGCATCTCAACTACGGGGAAAAACTTTCTCCAGAAGATATGGAAAAACTTTCAATTTTATGGCATAGTAAGAGTAGCTTGAAAACAACCCAAAGGAGGCAGATGGTATGA
- the ruvA gene encoding Holliday junction branch migration protein RuvA, producing the protein MIDFVEGTLAYLDSEYVVLEAGGIGYRLFCPNPYHFVRYEGTKTKLYTHHHVREDAILLYGFPTRDERDLFRKLLDVSGIGPKGGLAILSAATPEQIVMAVQQENVTYLTKFPGIGKKTAQRIILDLKDKLSGFTPSVFQTVAATELQVGETAAQVLQEAQDALQALGYSDLEIQKIRGALSEGAKNGSTVEQLIKQGLSLFMRG; encoded by the coding sequence ATGATTGATTTTGTGGAAGGGACGCTTGCCTATCTCGATTCCGAATACGTGGTCCTGGAAGCGGGCGGCATCGGCTACCGTCTGTTCTGTCCCAATCCCTATCATTTTGTCAGGTATGAGGGGACCAAGACCAAGCTCTACACGCATCACCACGTACGTGAGGATGCCATTTTGCTCTACGGATTCCCGACGCGGGACGAGCGTGATCTGTTTCGAAAATTGTTGGACGTGTCCGGCATCGGTCCGAAGGGAGGCCTGGCCATCCTGTCGGCAGCCACGCCAGAACAGATTGTCATGGCCGTCCAACAGGAAAATGTCACGTACCTGACGAAGTTTCCGGGGATTGGGAAAAAGACCGCGCAGCGGATCATTCTCGATCTCAAGGATAAGCTGTCCGGCTTTACCCCGTCTGTTTTCCAGACCGTGGCCGCAACCGAATTGCAAGTGGGAGAAACAGCCGCACAAGTCCTGCAGGAAGCGCAGGATGCCCTGCAGGCGCTCGGCTATTCCGATCTGGAAATCCAGAAAATTCGCGGGGCGCTTTCCGAGGGAGCGAAAAACGGCTCGACCGTCGAGCAACTGATCAAGCAGGGGCTTTCCTTGTTTATGAGGGGGTAG
- a CDS encoding DUF2905 domain-containing protein: MNPVAKLLIIGGAVLIVIGLLWQVGGRFLPLGRLPGDIVVEKENVKFYFPIVTCIVISIVLSLATYLFRLFK, encoded by the coding sequence ATGAATCCGGTTGCCAAACTGCTCATCATCGGGGGAGCTGTGCTGATTGTAATTGGCCTCTTGTGGCAAGTGGGGGGGAGGTTCCTCCCTCTCGGCCGCCTGCCAGGTGACATCGTCGTGGAAAAGGAAAACGTCAAATTCTACTTTCCCATCGTCACCTGTATCGTCATCAGCATCGTGCTGTCTCTGGCTACTTATTTGTTTCGCCTGTTTAAGTAA
- the queA gene encoding tRNA preQ1(34) S-adenosylmethionine ribosyltransferase-isomerase QueA: MDVKQFDFELPERLIAQHPLPDRTASRLLVMDKRTGELSHRRFTDLKEYLRAGDVLVLNDSRVLPARLIGEKADTGAKIEVLLLKSLGEDRWETLVKPGKRVKPGTEIIFGEGLLRCVCEETTETGGRIVRFHYEGIFYEILDQLGSMPLPPYIHEQLDDRERYQTVYARERGSAAAPTAGLHFTEEYLRQLEAGGVQLAYVTLHVGLGTFRPVTADVVEEHVMHSEYYEIPARTAELVNAAKAEGRRVIAVGTTSCRTLETVGTRHGGRLEEESGWTDIFIYPGYQFAIIDGLLTNFHLPKSSLVMLVSALAGQEHIRRAYEEAIREEYRFFSFGDAMLLI, translated from the coding sequence GTGGACGTCAAACAGTTTGATTTTGAATTGCCGGAGAGATTAATCGCCCAGCACCCGCTGCCAGACCGTACTGCTTCGCGATTGCTGGTGATGGACAAGCGGACGGGCGAGCTGTCTCACCGTCGCTTTACCGATCTGAAAGAGTACCTGCGGGCAGGCGATGTCCTGGTTTTGAATGACAGTCGCGTTCTCCCGGCCCGGCTGATCGGAGAAAAAGCGGATACGGGAGCCAAGATCGAAGTATTGCTGCTGAAATCCTTGGGAGAGGACCGCTGGGAGACCCTGGTCAAGCCAGGCAAACGGGTCAAGCCGGGGACGGAAATCATCTTTGGAGAAGGTCTGCTGCGCTGTGTCTGCGAAGAGACTACGGAGACGGGCGGCCGGATTGTCCGTTTTCACTACGAAGGAATCTTTTACGAGATCCTCGACCAGCTGGGCTCCATGCCGCTGCCGCCTTATATACACGAGCAGCTCGACGACCGGGAGCGCTACCAGACCGTCTACGCCAGGGAGCGCGGCTCGGCAGCTGCGCCTACGGCCGGCCTTCATTTCACGGAGGAATATTTGCGCCAGTTGGAGGCGGGGGGTGTGCAGCTCGCTTATGTGACCTTGCATGTAGGTCTTGGGACCTTTCGTCCGGTTACCGCAGACGTGGTGGAAGAGCATGTGATGCACAGCGAATACTATGAAATTCCGGCCCGGACCGCCGAGCTGGTGAATGCGGCGAAGGCGGAGGGAAGACGCGTCATCGCGGTCGGAACCACTTCCTGCCGGACACTCGAGACGGTGGGGACGCGGCACGGAGGAAGGCTGGAGGAAGAATCGGGTTGGACGGATATCTTTATTTATCCGGGGTATCAATTCGCGATCATCGACGGCCTTTTGACCAATTTCCATCTTCCCAAATCAAGCCTGGTCATGCTGGTCAGCGCTCTCGCCGGACAGGAGCATATCCGGCGGGCCTACGAGGAAGCCATCCGGGAGGAGTACCGTTTCTTCAGCTTTGGTGATGCGATGCTGCTGATCTAA
- a CDS encoding TIGR04086 family membrane protein has product MRSASTSVFAGLLYTLGLVLVGALIVALLLSFTSIRESSLPYFTYVINTIGLLVGGYVTGRRCGGKGWYYGGLTGLFYFLLVLLIGFLGFDAPMQWGTLFYLIGAFVMASIGGIFGVNASSSSR; this is encoded by the coding sequence TTGCGGAGTGCTTCCACCTCAGTCTTTGCCGGTCTGCTGTACACGCTCGGCCTGGTCCTGGTAGGCGCCCTGATCGTCGCCTTGCTGCTCTCATTCACCTCGATCCGCGAAAGCTCGCTGCCCTATTTTACCTATGTCATTAATACAATCGGCCTGTTGGTCGGCGGTTATGTAACCGGCCGGCGCTGTGGTGGCAAGGGCTGGTACTACGGCGGGCTGACTGGACTTTTTTACTTCCTGCTGGTGCTGTTGATCGGCTTTTTGGGATTCGATGCGCCGATGCAGTGGGGAACGCTGTTCTACCTGATTGGCGCATTCGTCATGGCCTCCATCGGGGGAATCTTCGGCGTCAACGCCTCCTCCAGCAGCAGATAG